One window of the Gemella haemolysans ATCC 10379 genome contains the following:
- the mutS gene encoding DNA mismatch repair protein MutS: protein MKYTPMIEQYLKIKKDYQDMFLFYRLGDFYEMFFEDATRASKILEITLTARDGGAEKIPMCGVPFHSSATYIDTLVNNGYKVAICEQVSEPGQGKIVERKVVQVITPGTYMNYKNYDENNYLGSAYVKDNNIYFAFCDIMTGDSRCTVLKTMADLQDEVLKNNIKEVISIKDQELDISAYITEVELNNDITKEKTSNLTDTNLRIACDVLLDYIEKTQNKDISSLKDFEVYFKDKFVYMTNYSLKNLEVTQNMANGGKKGSLLSIVDKTSTAAGSRKLKKWLENPLLDLKEIKKRQEIVEDFTKHYFEKADVKTSLKEVYDLERISTKVSYNIVSPKELLNLKKTLAQIPEIKKLLLGFESNKLKDIAENIDELTDLYDYLEATIHEEAGQTVKEGNVIKLGFNEELDSYKNASKNGNRILLEIEEREKERTGVKNLKVGYNKIFGYFIEVSKVGLKTIDPTELGYHRKQTLSNCERFVSEELKKVEEHIVNSKTKIEELELQLFQEVKTKIHNYIVRLQRVANTLSDIDVFVSLSDVAEEYGYVKPEFNDNNIIDIVDGRHPIVERNVSADSYISNDCKVDKDNNILLITGPNMSGKSTYMRQLALIVILAQIGSFVPATSANLPIFDKIFTRIGASDDLAGGKSTFMVEMIEAKNALVESTGNSLLIFDEIGRGTSTYDGIALAQSILEYINNTIKCKTLFSTHYHELTKLENITQGIKNIHVSAKEDHGKLIFLYKINEGPIEKSYGIHVAQLAHLPEDVIVGANKILRELESGNKGSEDLVDNARYNKVLLNDASSQESEEKLREKIRQELEQEYSSRVVKEEVVNVDEESLRQQLRSELEKELKEELEKTIRKQLKTEEKSKKNYAKLQLDFDGDNEKFDEIKKQLESVNFLETTPMQAFNLLYELQRKMSEDVK, encoded by the coding sequence ATGAAATATACTCCAATGATAGAACAATATCTGAAGATAAAAAAAGATTATCAGGACATGTTTTTATTTTACCGTCTTGGTGATTTTTATGAGATGTTCTTTGAAGATGCGACTAGAGCATCAAAAATATTAGAAATAACCTTAACTGCTCGTGATGGAGGAGCTGAAAAAATTCCTATGTGTGGAGTTCCATTTCATTCATCAGCAACTTACATTGATACTTTAGTAAATAATGGCTATAAAGTAGCTATATGCGAACAAGTTTCAGAACCTGGTCAAGGGAAAATCGTGGAGCGTAAAGTAGTTCAAGTAATCACACCAGGGACTTATATGAACTACAAAAACTATGATGAAAATAACTACCTAGGTAGTGCATATGTAAAGGATAATAATATCTACTTCGCATTTTGTGATATTATGACAGGGGATAGCCGATGCACTGTACTAAAAACTATGGCTGACCTCCAAGATGAGGTACTAAAAAATAATATTAAAGAAGTAATTAGCATAAAAGATCAAGAGTTGGATATCAGTGCTTATATTACTGAAGTTGAATTGAATAATGATATTACTAAGGAAAAAACAAGTAATCTTACTGACACCAATCTGCGTATTGCATGTGATGTTCTTTTAGATTATATTGAAAAAACTCAAAATAAAGATATTTCAAGCTTAAAAGATTTTGAAGTATATTTCAAAGATAAGTTTGTTTATATGACGAACTATTCGTTAAAAAACTTAGAAGTTACTCAAAATATGGCTAATGGAGGTAAGAAGGGTTCTCTTCTTAGTATTGTAGATAAAACATCAACAGCTGCGGGATCAAGAAAACTTAAAAAATGGTTAGAAAACCCACTACTGGATCTTAAAGAAATTAAAAAACGTCAGGAAATCGTAGAAGATTTTACTAAACATTATTTTGAAAAAGCGGATGTAAAAACTAGTTTGAAAGAAGTATATGATCTTGAGAGAATTTCTACAAAAGTCTCTTATAATATTGTAAGTCCTAAGGAATTATTAAATCTAAAGAAAACATTGGCTCAAATTCCAGAAATTAAGAAATTGTTATTAGGATTTGAATCAAATAAACTAAAAGATATAGCAGAGAATATTGATGAATTAACGGATTTATATGACTATCTTGAAGCGACAATCCATGAAGAAGCTGGTCAAACTGTTAAAGAAGGAAATGTAATTAAATTAGGCTTTAATGAAGAATTAGATAGTTATAAGAATGCTAGTAAGAATGGAAATAGAATATTACTAGAAATTGAAGAACGTGAAAAAGAGAGAACTGGTGTTAAAAATCTAAAAGTTGGATACAATAAGATTTTCGGTTACTTTATCGAAGTATCTAAAGTAGGGCTTAAGACTATAGATCCAACAGAACTAGGTTATCATAGGAAACAAACACTTTCTAATTGTGAGAGATTCGTATCTGAAGAACTGAAAAAAGTTGAAGAACATATCGTGAATTCTAAGACAAAAATTGAAGAGTTAGAATTACAATTATTCCAAGAAGTTAAGACGAAAATTCATAATTATATTGTAAGATTACAGAGAGTTGCTAATACTTTAAGTGATATTGATGTGTTTGTTTCATTATCTGATGTAGCGGAAGAATATGGTTATGTAAAACCTGAATTCAATGATAATAATATTATTGATATTGTTGATGGCCGTCACCCGATTGTTGAAAGAAATGTGAGTGCTGATAGTTATATTAGTAATGATTGCAAAGTAGATAAAGATAATAATATCTTGCTTATTACAGGACCTAATATGTCTGGTAAATCTACTTATATGAGACAACTTGCTCTTATAGTGATTCTTGCACAAATCGGATCTTTCGTTCCGGCGACTTCTGCGAATTTACCAATTTTCGATAAAATATTTACGAGAATAGGTGCAAGTGATGATCTTGCAGGTGGTAAATCAACGTTTATGGTTGAGATGATTGAGGCGAAGAACGCCTTAGTAGAGTCTACTGGAAATTCATTATTAATTTTTGATGAGATAGGTCGTGGAACATCGACTTATGATGGTATCGCCTTAGCTCAATCGATATTAGAATACATTAATAATACTATCAAATGTAAAACATTATTCTCAACTCACTATCATGAGCTTACAAAGTTAGAAAATATTACCCAGGGAATAAAGAATATTCACGTTTCTGCAAAAGAAGATCATGGAAAACTAATTTTCTTATATAAAATTAATGAAGGGCCTATCGAGAAGAGTTATGGTATTCATGTAGCTCAACTTGCTCATCTACCAGAAGATGTTATCGTAGGTGCTAATAAAATATTAAGAGAATTAGAAAGTGGGAATAAAGGTAGTGAGGACCTTGTTGATAATGCTAGATATAACAAAGTATTATTAAATGATGCTTCATCACAAGAATCTGAAGAAAAACTAAGAGAAAAAATACGTCAAGAACTTGAACAAGAATACAGCAGTCGAGTAGTTAAAGAAGAGGTTGTAAACGTAGATGAGGAGTCTTTAAGACAACAACTTCGTTCTGAATTAGAAAAAGAACTTAAAGAAGAGTTAGAGAAAACTATTAGAAAACAATTAAAAACTGAAGAGAAATCAAAGAAAAATTATGCGAAATTACAATTGGATTTTGATGGTGATAATGAGAAATTTGATGAAATCAAAAAACAATTAGAAAGTGTAAACTTTTTAGAAACAACACCGATGCAGGCTTTCAATCTTCTTTATGAATTACAGAGAAAAATGAGTGAGGATGTGAAATAA
- a CDS encoding 2-oxoacid:ferredoxin oxidoreductase subunit beta encodes MKVTLKDYKNDVKPDWCAGCGDFSVLAGINRAVVNLGIKPENVVISAGIGCSGKISGYTRAYGVQGLHGRSLPVAQGIKLANQDLTVFAMGGDGDGYAIGIGHAVHAMKRNVNMTYVVMDNQLYALTKGQMSPKSDEGLITTTTLEGVMEKPLSAMKIALSCEVTFLAQAFTGDMKEMMQIFEEAVNHDGFSLVNVFSPCKTYNYKNTPAWYKEHLTKLSDIEGYDNTNKLEAYRVLEEHNDLVTGVIYKNEKKPHYEDTLRNYKRDEPIAHQNLEFSEELFNSLCDEFR; translated from the coding sequence TTGAAAGTAACATTAAAAGATTATAAAAATGATGTTAAGCCCGATTGGTGTGCCGGTTGTGGAGACTTCTCGGTACTTGCGGGTATAAATAGAGCTGTTGTAAATCTGGGGATTAAACCTGAGAATGTCGTAATCTCTGCAGGGATTGGATGTTCTGGAAAAATTAGTGGATATACAAGAGCATATGGAGTTCAAGGATTACATGGACGTTCACTACCAGTTGCTCAAGGAATAAAATTAGCTAACCAAGACCTAACAGTTTTTGCTATGGGTGGTGATGGTGATGGATATGCTATCGGAATTGGACATGCTGTTCACGCTATGAAACGTAACGTAAACATGACATACGTAGTAATGGATAACCAACTATATGCCTTAACAAAAGGTCAAATGTCGCCTAAGTCTGATGAAGGTTTGATAACAACTACAACTTTAGAGGGTGTAATGGAAAAACCATTGTCAGCTATGAAAATTGCCTTATCTTGTGAAGTTACATTCTTAGCGCAAGCATTCACTGGTGATATGAAAGAAATGATGCAAATCTTCGAGGAAGCTGTTAATCATGATGGATTCTCACTAGTTAACGTGTTCAGCCCATGTAAAACATATAACTACAAAAATACGCCAGCTTGGTATAAAGAACACTTAACAAAACTTTCTGATATCGAAGGTTATGATAATACTAATAAATTAGAAGCGTATAGAGTCTTGGAAGAACATAACGACCTTGTAACAGGGGTAATTTACAAAAATGAGAAAAAACCTCATTACGAAGACACTTTACGTAATTATAAACGAGATGAACCTATTGCTCATCAAAACCTAGAATTTAGTGAGGAATTATTTAACTCGTTATGTGATGAATTTAGATAA
- a CDS encoding FtsW/RodA/SpoVE family cell cycle protein yields the protein MLNFIKNKTNLSILIFYFIFSFSSLLFILLAEYNNNKTPTLFLKQFVFYLIGLGIIYLLQKIPIDYIEKFSIAFYLFALVLLVGIFLVPNNFAPIVNGARSWYNLRLFTLQPSEFGKIATVAMISMLIKEKSFKDNTDTVKLLKISLIISIPFVLVAKENDLGNGLFFIFLFLGLVFLVCNKGKTLFRIYSVVIAGLAIIILAALYFPRLLSLVGLKSYQLNRILSWLNPEAYKLDYSYQITQVLSEIKLGGLTGTFAKNKNYIDEQFNDFIFSIVAKNFGFIGAAIFLTIFFIFILRLFNIMKKCEQGNYSYYFILLAICSFCFSFFINIFSTLSIIPVIGISMPFISYGGSSLIANSILFGIIVKINATIHEEYMEDEYYERYEEKYDENQYIDDSHPFDPVYENNNNNYYEEEPQQYRRSKRKR from the coding sequence ATGTTAAATTTCATAAAAAATAAAACAAATTTATCGATATTGATTTTTTATTTTATATTTAGTTTTTCTAGTTTATTATTTATACTACTAGCTGAATATAATAACAATAAAACACCTACATTATTCCTTAAGCAATTTGTTTTCTATTTAATTGGTCTTGGAATAATATATTTACTTCAGAAAATACCAATAGATTATATAGAAAAATTCTCTATAGCATTCTATTTATTCGCACTAGTTCTTTTGGTTGGAATATTCTTAGTACCTAATAATTTTGCTCCTATCGTAAATGGTGCACGTAGTTGGTACAATCTCAGACTATTCACTTTACAACCTTCAGAATTTGGTAAAATAGCCACAGTAGCTATGATTAGTATGTTGATAAAAGAAAAGAGTTTCAAAGATAATACAGATACTGTAAAACTTTTAAAAATATCATTAATAATTTCAATACCCTTCGTATTGGTCGCTAAAGAAAATGACTTAGGTAATGGCTTATTTTTCATCTTTTTATTCTTAGGCTTAGTTTTTTTAGTCTGCAATAAAGGGAAGACATTATTCAGAATTTACTCTGTAGTTATAGCTGGACTAGCAATTATTATTCTTGCTGCCTTATATTTCCCAAGACTTCTTAGTCTAGTTGGATTAAAATCTTATCAGCTTAATCGTATCCTTTCATGGTTAAATCCTGAAGCCTATAAGCTTGATTACTCTTACCAAATCACTCAAGTTCTTAGTGAGATTAAATTAGGTGGACTTACAGGTACATTCGCTAAAAATAAAAACTATATTGATGAACAATTTAATGATTTTATCTTTTCTATAGTTGCTAAAAACTTTGGATTTATCGGTGCTGCAATCTTCTTAACTATATTTTTTATATTTATACTAAGATTATTTAATATAATGAAAAAATGCGAGCAAGGTAACTACAGCTACTACTTTATTTTATTAGCTATTTGTAGTTTTTGCTTCTCATTCTTCATCAATATTTTTTCAACACTTAGTATTATTCCTGTAATTGGTATAAGCATGCCATTTATAAGTTATGGTGGAAGTTCATTAATAGCCAATAGTATTCTCTTCGGAATAATTGTTAAAATTAATGCTACTATACACGAAGAATATATGGAAGATGAATATTATGAAAGATACGAAGAAAAATATGATGAAAATCAATATATTGATGATTCTCATCCTTTTGATCCTGTATACGAGAATAACAACAATAACTATTATGAGGAAGAACCTCAACAATATCGAAGAAGTAAAAGAAAAAGATAA
- the miaA gene encoding tRNA (adenosine(37)-N6)-dimethylallyltransferase MiaA yields MKKIPLIAIVGPTAVGKTALSIDLAKEFNCEIISIDSVQIYKKFDIGSAKVKKEEMDGVVHHLIDELEPTDTCSVYDFQKLARKKIEEIHARGKMPLLIGGTGFYMNAVLNNYEFTDLEEKTYDIDVDMAREYLKVNYPDTYNTIDLENHRRVINAYNYVMNEKKSVTANNNGDTVLDCYNPFLIVLNTDREVLYNRINKRVELMFEEGLEQEVKEIIEEYGLELQALGAIGYKEMIPYLNGNVSKEDTIAAISQNSRRYAKRQLTWFRNKMDGTWYDTANDELLADVIKDIKGKFN; encoded by the coding sequence ATGAAAAAAATACCTTTAATAGCGATAGTAGGACCAACTGCAGTTGGGAAAACGGCACTTAGTATTGACCTGGCAAAAGAGTTCAACTGTGAAATAATCTCTATAGATAGTGTTCAAATTTATAAAAAGTTTGATATAGGTTCTGCAAAGGTGAAAAAAGAAGAAATGGATGGGGTAGTTCATCACCTAATAGACGAACTAGAACCTACTGATACATGTTCTGTCTATGATTTTCAAAAACTTGCACGTAAGAAAATTGAAGAAATACATGCTCGAGGTAAGATGCCTTTATTAATCGGTGGAACTGGTTTTTATATGAATGCTGTTCTAAATAACTATGAGTTTACTGATTTAGAGGAAAAAACTTATGATATTGATGTCGATATGGCAAGAGAATATCTAAAAGTGAACTATCCAGATACCTATAATACGATTGACTTAGAAAATCATCGCCGTGTAATTAATGCATATAATTATGTGATGAATGAAAAGAAAAGTGTAACGGCAAACAACAATGGAGATACCGTTCTGGATTGTTATAATCCATTTTTAATAGTTCTTAATACCGATAGAGAAGTTCTATACAATCGCATTAATAAGCGTGTTGAATTGATGTTTGAAGAAGGGCTTGAGCAAGAAGTTAAAGAAATTATAGAAGAATATGGTCTAGAACTGCAAGCTCTAGGAGCAATAGGGTATAAGGAGATGATTCCGTATCTTAATGGTAATGTTTCTAAAGAAGATACTATTGCAGCTATTTCTCAGAATTCACGCCGTTATGCAAAACGTCAATTAACATGGTTCAGAAATAAAATGGATGGAACTTGGTATGATACCGCCAATGACGAACTTTTGGCAGATGTTATAAAAGACATCAAAGGGAAATTTAATTAA
- a CDS encoding M42 family metallopeptidase produces MSKSIERFRELTMLDGTSGFENEVSKYLEENLSKYADEIKFDNLGGIYAIKKSKKENAKTVMISAHMDEVGFIVTKVLPNGMLKFETLGGFREDVLLAQTYTVTSYEGKKFTGVIGSIPKHFTAGVAQNVKISDMTIDVGAASREEALEMGIREGAFVTPKTTFEQLTENRFMSKAVDNRYGCVIITEILEEFADKELDFNLVVCATVQEEVGLRGATVAANMIKPDVCFVVDCSPANDMDGKETSNGRLGEGFLVRLVDRTMVLRANMREKIVALAEENGIKYQYFTSPGGTDAGNIHQALNGIPTTVIGICARYIHTHNAVFDIRDYYAAKSILGKLLETIDDKFIEDVRK; encoded by the coding sequence ATGAGTAAATCAATAGAAAGATTCAGAGAATTAACAATGTTAGACGGGACATCAGGGTTTGAAAATGAAGTTTCAAAATATTTAGAAGAAAATTTATCTAAATATGCTGATGAGATTAAGTTCGATAATCTTGGCGGAATCTATGCTATTAAAAAGTCTAAAAAAGAAAATGCTAAAACAGTTATGATTTCAGCTCACATGGATGAAGTTGGATTTATCGTAACTAAAGTATTACCAAATGGTATGCTTAAATTCGAAACACTTGGTGGTTTTAGGGAAGATGTTCTTTTAGCTCAAACTTACACAGTAACTTCATATGAAGGAAAAAAATTCACTGGAGTAATAGGGTCAATTCCTAAACACTTCACTGCAGGAGTAGCGCAAAATGTAAAAATTAGCGATATGACTATAGATGTAGGTGCAGCTTCAAGAGAAGAAGCTTTAGAAATGGGAATTCGTGAAGGTGCATTTGTTACACCAAAAACAACATTCGAACAACTTACTGAAAACAGATTTATGAGTAAAGCTGTTGATAACCGTTACGGATGTGTAATTATTACAGAAATCTTAGAAGAATTTGCTGATAAAGAATTAGACTTCAATCTAGTAGTTTGTGCTACTGTTCAAGAAGAAGTAGGTCTTCGTGGAGCAACTGTGGCAGCAAATATGATTAAACCTGATGTATGTTTCGTTGTAGACTGTAGTCCAGCAAACGACATGGACGGAAAAGAAACAAGTAATGGTCGCCTTGGAGAAGGATTCTTAGTAAGATTAGTTGATAGAACTATGGTACTTCGCGCTAACATGAGAGAAAAAATCGTAGCACTTGCTGAAGAAAATGGAATTAAATACCAATACTTCACTTCACCAGGAGGAACAGATGCTGGTAATATTCACCAAGCATTAAATGGTATTCCAACAACTGTAATCGGTATTTGTGCACGTTATATTCACACTCACAATGCAGTATTCGATATCCGTGATTACTACGCAGCTAAATCAATTTTAGGAAAATTATTAGAAACTATTGATGATAAATTCATTGAAGATGTAAGAAAATAA
- the mutL gene encoding DNA mismatch repair endonuclease MutL produces the protein MGKINILSAELSNKIAAGEVVERPSSVVKELVENSIDAGSTNIKVIIKEFGIQQIRIIDNGSGISNDDLARAFLRHATSKISADYDLFHIETLGFRGEALASISSVSKVTIKSCAGEAQGKILVLEGGKVVSEEYYAPIKGTDLSVENLFYNTPARLKYLRNPHTEQANITNIIHKFALSYPNVAFELHVDGKITFKTYGDGDVHKILSKIYNMGVARNMIEFSGNNDDYKVFGYISVPEETRASKNYINIFINGRYIKNYGIQNAIIDAYGTLLMINRYPLCVINIEMDPILLDVNVHPTKQEVRLSKEAELIRLIKEVIAERLSNYTYIPQGMNNVLTKKEKAKIEKINFLDELDNKFGDVEDKNIFSEEKKEPEVDLEVELSFPDTQEEVASHVIQEDELLFGGDLLNNSREEKTSVQSKENTSNQRSKTQRIKSDLPDLSYSSHPRDNRNKFGDKPTKKEIENFMNFSKKEDNASYDDRTEKVVSNVVKDDSHFNEIKDAKIVQDDDTKVRTLPDLKVLAQIFKTYILSEADNKLFLIDQHAAAERYNYEKLQREFIERKNYKKQMLIPLMFDFSVEEAAEVRNNLEKFEELGIVFEEFGDNSYVVREFPGWIEEDEEQMIKIIVEKVLRKNNITFNELRNDAIAMASCKMSIKANQVLTDVEMNKVISDLYECKNPFTCPHGRPIITKMEKKDLEKMFKRIV, from the coding sequence ATGGGAAAAATAAATATATTATCTGCAGAATTATCAAATAAAATAGCGGCAGGAGAAGTTGTCGAAAGACCTTCTTCTGTTGTTAAAGAGCTTGTAGAAAACTCTATCGATGCAGGAAGTACTAATATTAAAGTTATAATTAAAGAATTTGGTATACAACAAATTAGAATTATTGATAATGGTAGTGGAATTTCTAATGATGATTTAGCACGTGCATTTTTACGTCATGCGACTAGTAAGATAAGTGCTGACTATGATTTATTTCACATAGAAACGCTAGGTTTTAGAGGTGAGGCGCTAGCGAGTATTTCATCTGTGAGTAAAGTAACGATAAAAAGTTGTGCGGGAGAAGCGCAAGGGAAGATACTAGTTCTTGAAGGTGGAAAAGTAGTTTCTGAGGAATATTATGCACCTATTAAAGGAACTGATTTAAGTGTAGAAAATTTATTTTACAATACACCAGCAAGGCTGAAATATCTGCGTAATCCGCATACAGAACAAGCTAATATTACTAATATTATTCATAAGTTTGCCCTATCTTATCCTAATGTAGCTTTTGAACTGCATGTAGATGGTAAGATTACCTTTAAAACATACGGTGATGGTGATGTTCATAAGATTTTATCTAAGATTTATAATATGGGCGTTGCTAGAAATATGATTGAATTTAGTGGTAATAATGATGATTACAAAGTATTTGGTTATATCTCTGTACCAGAAGAGACGAGAGCTAGTAAGAACTATATAAATATTTTTATCAATGGGCGTTATATTAAAAACTACGGAATTCAAAATGCTATAATCGATGCTTACGGAACATTATTAATGATAAATAGGTATCCATTATGTGTTATTAATATAGAGATGGATCCAATTTTATTAGATGTTAACGTTCATCCAACTAAACAAGAAGTGAGATTATCGAAAGAAGCGGAGTTAATACGTCTAATAAAAGAAGTTATCGCAGAAAGACTAAGTAATTATACATATATTCCACAAGGAATGAATAATGTTCTTACTAAAAAAGAAAAAGCGAAAATCGAAAAAATAAATTTCTTAGATGAACTAGATAATAAGTTTGGAGATGTAGAAGACAAGAATATTTTTTCAGAAGAGAAAAAAGAACCTGAAGTTGATTTAGAAGTTGAACTTAGTTTCCCTGATACTCAAGAAGAAGTAGCAAGTCATGTTATTCAAGAAGATGAACTTCTTTTTGGAGGAGACTTGCTAAATAATTCTCGTGAAGAAAAAACATCAGTACAAAGTAAAGAAAACACGTCTAATCAAAGAAGTAAAACTCAGAGAATTAAGAGTGATTTACCGGATTTAAGTTATAGTTCACATCCTCGTGATAATAGAAATAAGTTTGGTGATAAACCTACTAAAAAGGAAATAGAGAACTTTATGAACTTCTCTAAAAAAGAAGATAACGCGAGTTATGATGATCGTACAGAAAAAGTTGTTTCTAATGTAGTAAAAGATGATAGTCACTTTAATGAAATCAAAGATGCGAAAATTGTTCAAGATGATGATACAAAGGTTCGTACGCTACCTGATTTAAAAGTATTGGCACAAATCTTTAAAACTTATATCTTGTCAGAGGCTGATAATAAGTTATTCCTTATAGACCAGCATGCCGCTGCAGAAAGATATAATTATGAGAAATTACAACGTGAATTTATTGAAAGAAAGAATTATAAAAAACAGATGTTAATACCGCTTATGTTTGATTTTTCTGTAGAAGAAGCGGCTGAGGTTCGAAATAATTTGGAAAAATTTGAAGAACTTGGTATTGTTTTTGAGGAGTTTGGAGATAATTCTTATGTTGTTCGTGAATTTCCTGGTTGGATAGAAGAAGATGAAGAGCAAATGATAAAAATTATTGTTGAGAAGGTTCTTAGAAAAAACAATATAACTTTCAACGAATTAAGAAATGATGCAATTGCTATGGCAAGTTGTAAAATGTCTATAAAAGCAAATCAAGTTCTTACAGATGTCGAGATGAATAAGGTTATTAGTGATCTTTATGAATGTAAGAATCCATTTACATGTCCACATGGACGTCCGATAATTACAAAAATGGAGAAAAAAGATTTAGAAAAAATGTTTAAGCGTATAGTGTAG
- a CDS encoding SulP family inorganic anion transporter: protein MNSFKYLKPKLFSVMKNYTREQCLKDIIAGLIVAVIALPLSIALAIASGVNPEQGLYTAIIAGFFISFLGGSRVQIGGPTAAFVVIIYGIIAEHGIAGLTVATLMAGVMLILMGLFHFGDLIKFIPKTITIGFTLGIAMGIVVGQVKDFLGLSMGAVPAEFVGKLVAYGHNIKSISFVTLAIGLLAILIQIFWPKVSKKIPGSLIAILVTTFLVAIFKLPVKTIGDLYTIKAGLPSFTMPTISFSLIREMILPAFTIAILAAIESLLSAVVSDGMTGSKHKSNAELVAQGVGNFMSALFGGIPATGAIARTAANVKNGGRTPVAGMVHAFTLLLILLFLMPYASYIPMSCLAAILIIVGYNMSGWRTCVRMMKTAPKSDIAVLIITFLLTLFFDLVIAIEFGMVLAAFLFLKRMSDIAEVRQWTYKGLSDEDKLSEEVDLKYVPKNTIVYEIFGALFFGAANVFTNFEHGEGKNVLIIRMRNVPVMDISGLEVLEEILETCKKRGLTLILSHVNEQPYHVMEKAGFIEKIGKENLCENIDASLERAEKLGKI from the coding sequence ATGAATTCATTTAAATATCTTAAGCCGAAGTTATTTAGTGTAATGAAAAATTATACAAGGGAACAATGCTTAAAAGATATAATTGCTGGTTTGATAGTAGCTGTTATAGCATTGCCTTTATCGATTGCTTTGGCGATTGCATCTGGGGTTAATCCGGAACAAGGTCTTTATACTGCGATTATAGCAGGTTTTTTTATTTCATTTTTAGGTGGAAGTAGGGTTCAAATTGGTGGACCTACAGCTGCTTTTGTTGTTATTATATATGGAATAATAGCTGAACATGGAATTGCAGGATTAACTGTGGCAACCCTTATGGCAGGAGTTATGTTAATTCTAATGGGGTTATTTCATTTTGGGGACTTAATCAAATTTATTCCTAAAACAATTACTATTGGTTTCACGTTAGGGATTGCTATGGGAATAGTAGTTGGTCAGGTGAAAGATTTCCTAGGATTAAGTATGGGAGCAGTTCCGGCAGAATTTGTTGGAAAATTAGTAGCTTACGGGCATAATATAAAAAGTATTAGTTTTGTCACTTTAGCGATAGGATTACTTGCTATACTAATTCAAATATTTTGGCCAAAGGTATCTAAGAAAATACCGGGTTCTTTAATCGCAATACTGGTTACAACATTTTTAGTAGCTATTTTCAAATTGCCGGTTAAAACTATTGGTGATCTATATACGATTAAAGCAGGGCTTCCTAGCTTTACAATGCCTACAATTTCATTTTCATTAATTAGAGAAATGATTTTACCAGCATTTACAATCGCGATATTGGCCGCTATAGAATCACTATTATCTGCTGTAGTATCTGATGGTATGACAGGAAGTAAGCATAAATCAAATGCAGAGTTAGTAGCCCAAGGTGTAGGGAACTTTATGTCGGCACTTTTTGGAGGAATACCTGCAACAGGTGCAATTGCGAGAACGGCAGCTAACGTAAAAAATGGTGGTAGAACACCAGTAGCTGGAATGGTACATGCATTTACTCTGTTATTAATACTGTTATTTTTAATGCCATATGCATCATATATACCGATGAGTTGCTTGGCTGCTATATTAATAATCGTAGGATATAATATGAGTGGATGGCGCACTTGCGTACGTATGATGAAAACTGCACCGAAAAGTGATATAGCCGTTTTAATTATCACTTTCTTATTAACATTATTCTTCGATTTAGTAATTGCGATAGAATTCGGTATGGTACTAGCTGCGTTCTTATTCTTAAAACGTATGTCTGATATTGCAGAAGTTAGGCAATGGACTTACAAAGGTTTATCTGATGAAGATAAACTGTCAGAAGAAGTTGATCTAAAATATGTTCCTAAAAATACAATTGTCTATGAAATTTTTGGAGCATTATTCTTCGGAGCAGCCAATGTATTTACTAACTTTGAACACGGAGAAGGAAAGAATGTTCTGATAATAAGAATGCGTAATGTTCCTGTTATGGACATTTCGGGATTAGAGGTATTAGAGGAAATATTGGAAACTTGTAAAAAACGTGGATTAACACTAATATTATCGCACGTAAATGAGCAGCCTTATCATGTTATGGAAAAAGCTGGGTTTATCGAGAAAATTGGTAAA